Proteins encoded by one window of Montipora capricornis isolate CH-2021 unplaced genomic scaffold, ASM3666992v2 scaffold_498, whole genome shotgun sequence:
- the LOC138036748 gene encoding uncharacterized protein has translation MADNRKIVSALATVSVVALELLEEKDDELEVDTFSEVCDAIKNNVASRVIMWPTQDRVKVIMEGFRQHKGMPGVIGAIDGSHIAIKAPLECPENYVNRKGFYSVVLQGISDHEMRFIDCYTGWPGSVHDARVLKNSDFFAGVKNGIKFTNNNCYILGDCAYPMETWLMTPFKDNGHLTNQQKRYNFIHSSTRMVIERAFSLLKGRFRRLKYLDMIKINEIPTIIIVACVLHNICLDKEDQYQDFIEDLEVEVNGFQNILNPDSQAFERRREIMAMITP, from the exons ATGGCGGACAACAGGAAAATAGTTTCTGCTCTTGCCACTGTTTCTGTTGTAGCACTTGAACTTCTAGAAGAAAAAGACGATGAGCTTGAAGTCGATACTTTTTCAGA GGTTTGTGATGCAATCAAAAATAATGTTGCTAGTCGCGTGATAATGTGGCCGACACAGGATCGTGTGAAGGTAATAATGGAAGGATTCCGCCAACACAAAGGTATGCCAGGAGTGATTGGAGCTATAGATGGCTCGCATATCGCAATAAAAGCGCCGCTAGAATGCCCTGAAAACTATGTGAACAGAAAGGGCTTTTATTCAGTTGTATTGCAGGGAATATCTGACCACGAAATGAGGTTCATTGACTGTTACACTGGCTGGCCAGGCAGTGTACATGATGCAAGGGTTTTGAAGAATTCAGACTTTTTTGCCGGTGTAAAAAACGGTATTAAGTTTacaaacaataattgttatattCTGGGGGACTGCGCTTACCCAATGGAAACTTGGTTAATGACCCCATTTAAAGATAACGGACATCTGACAAACCAACAAAAAAGATACAACTTCATTCACTCATCAACCAGGATGGTTATAGAACGGGCTTTCTCCCTTCTTAAGGGGAGATTTAGACGGCTTAAGTATCTTGATATGATCAAGATTAATGAAATCCCAACCATCATAATTGTTGCTTGTGTGTTGCACAACATTTGTCTGGACAAAGAAGACCAGTACCAAGACTTCATTGAAGACCTTGAAGTAGAAGTCAATGGTTTTCAGAATATTTTGAATCCTGATTCTCAAGCATTTGAGCGTCGTAGAGAAATAATGGCAATGATTACTCCATAA